Below is a genomic region from Clostridia bacterium.
TGCGCTGGACACTGCAGGTGTTGCAGATAGAAAACAAGCTAGGTCCAAATATGGGGCTAAAGGAGCAAAAAAATAAATAATAGAATTGCTCAAAGTGTGTAGAAAGGAGGCAAGTGATGCCAAGAAAAGGTTATATATCCAAAAGAGAAGTGTTGCCAGATCCTATCTATGGGAATGAAGTCGTAACTAAACTTATCAATAATGTAATGCTCGATGGCAAAAGAGGAACTGCCCAAAGAATTTGCTATGGTGCATTTGATATTATAAAAGAAAAAACTGGCAAAGATCCAGTTGAGGTTTTTGAGCAGGCACTAGAGAATATAAAGCCTGTATTGGAAGTAAAGGCCAGAAGAGTGGGAGGGGCTACTTATCAGGTACCTATGGAGGTAAGAGCTGAAAGAAGGCAAACTCTTGGATTGAGGTGGTTGGTTAATTTCAGCAGAAAAAGAGGAGAAAAGACTATGAAAGAAAGACTTG
It encodes:
- the rpsG gene encoding 30S ribosomal protein S7 translates to MPRKGYISKREVLPDPIYGNEVVTKLINNVMLDGKRGTAQRICYGAFDIIKEKTGKDPVEVFEQALENIKPVLEVKARRVGGATYQVPMEVRAERRQTLGLRWLVNFSRKRGEKTMKERLAAEIMDAANNSGNSVRKKEDTHKMAEANKAFAHYRW